The genomic stretch ATTAGTCCACCTTTCGGTAGGTTATCCCCCACTATAGGGCAGGTTACCCACGCGTTACTCACCCGTGCGCCGCTTTACTCTCCCAGGCGAACCCGGGATTTCTCGCTCGACTTGCATGTGTTAGGCACGCCGCCAGCGTTCATTCTGAGCCGGGATCAAACTCTCATGTTTAATCCCAAAGCAAATCGTACTTTCCACTATTCAGTTTTCAAAGATCAAAAGCGGCATAAATCCAGATTATCTATTAGTATCTGCCTCTTCAATTGTCAAGCCACTATCTCATTTGCATGATGACAATTTCTGCTGCAAGGTCACGTTGACTATTAGATATTTCAGGCAGTGTCAATAACTTTTTTCTTTGTGTTTTTTCTCACTGCGTTCCGCAAAAAGCTCGTCTTATCTATGTCAAACCCCTTAAGGTGTCAAGGGGTTTTTTATCTTTTTTTTAAAATATTATTGTATCATTATTTCAAATAGTTACATTGATTAGCTGATATGAATTCGAGCAAAACGCCTTTTTCCTGCCTGAATAACATGAGACCCCTCATCAAGATTGAGATTATCATCCGAGATTTTCTTTTCATTAACCTTGACTGCCCCCTGTTTGACAAGTCTCCTGGCTTCAGACGTACTGCTCACAAGACCAGTTTCCTTCATGATAGAACATATCCAGGCCTTTTCCTTTGGCAAGTTGTATTCGGGTATATCATCTGGAACTTCTTTCTTGCTGTGCACTGTCATGAACACTTCGGCTGAACTGTCTGCAAGCTTACGGTCATGGTATCTTTCAACCAGCTCGTACGCCAGGGCCTTCTTTGCATCCATCGGATGAAGTTTCCCAGAGGTGACATCCTGCTTCATTTCCGATATTTCATCCAGCGTCCGTCGGCTGAGGAGTTCATAATACAGCCACATGAGATCATCCGATATGGACATGACTTTGCCGTACATCTCTGATGGTTCATCATTGATCCCGATATAATTGTTGTAGGACTTGCTCATCTTCTGGACACCGTCGAGACCTACAAGCAGCGGCATGGTCATCACAACCTGCTGCTCCTGGCCATATACTCTCTGCATCTCCCTGCCCATCAGGAGATTGAATATCTGATCAGTCCCTCCAAGCTCTATATCCGCATTCAAAGCGACAGAATCGTAGCCCTGCACGAACGGATACAAAAATTCATGGATGCTTATCGGCTGCTCCCCCTTAAACCTTTTGCTGAAATCATCCCGTTCAAGCATGCGGGCGACGGTCTGGTGCGAAGTGAGCTTGATGAAATCCGAGACCGTCATTCCATCCATCCATTCGGAATTGAACCTTACCTCTGTTTTTTCAGGGTCAAGGACTTTGAAAAACTGTTTCTTGTAGGTTTGAGCATTCTCGAGGACATCCTCACGCGTCAGCACTTTTCTGGTTGAGCTTCTCCCGCTGGGGTCTCCTATCATCCCGGTAAAATCGCCTATCAGAAAAATTACTTCATGACCCATGTCTTGAAACTGGCGCATTTTATTAAGGACCACAGTATGGCCGAAATGTATATCCGGTGCTGTTGGATCGAAACCCGCCTTAATCCTTAACGGTCTTCCCTTCTTAAGTTTTTTTTCCAGTTCCTCTTCAGATATTATTCCTACAGCTCCGCGTTTGATTTCCCTTAACTGTTTATCAATATCCATTACTTGTCCCCTGTTACTTACTTGGCAAACTCAACGGCCCTGCTTTCTCTTATGACGACAACTTTTATCTGTCCGGGATAAGTCAGCTTCGCTTCAATTGACTTTGAAATATCCTTTGCCAGCATCTGCGTATCTTCATCGCTTACATTTTCAGCTTCAACCATTACCCTAAGTTCTCTACCGGCCTGCACAGCAAATGACTTGCCGACTCCTTTGAACGAGGAGGCAATCTCTTCAAGGTCAGTAAGCCTTTTTACATAATTTTCCAGCATTTCTCTTCTTGCACCGGGACGCGCCGCGGACAGTGAGTCTGCTGCCTGCACAAGGAAGCAATAGACCGAGCTCACCTGTGCCTCGTTGTGATGAGATGCGATCGCTTCCACGACTTTTGCTGATTCACCGTAACGCTTGGCGATTTCAGCCCCGATAATAGCATGTGACCCTTCGACTTCATGATCAATAGCCTTACCGATGTCGTGGAGCAACCCGACACGTTTGGCTATTTTCTGGTTGATGCCCAGTTCAGCCGCCATTATTCCGCATAAATGAGCTACTTCCAGAGAGTGCTGATATACATTCTGGGAGAAGCTTGTCCGATATTTGAGCTTTCCTACAAGTTTTATCAGTTCGGGATTTATCCCGTGAACGCCGACTTCAAATGTCGCCTGCTGACCGGCTTCCCAGACGCCTTCATTGACTTCAGTGGTGACCTTTTCCACAATCTCTTCAATGCGGGACGGATGTATTCTGCCGTCCACAACAAGCCGTTCAAGGGCCTGTCTTGCTATTTCCCGCTTGATCGGGTCAAAGCTGGAAATAATCACGGCATCAGGGGTATCGTCAATTATCAGATCAACTCCTGTTACGGCTTCAATCGACCTGATATTGCGGCCTTCCCTTCCGATTATTCGGCCTTTCATCTCTTCGCTGGGAAGATTGACAATAGACACGGTCCTCTCGCTTACGACATCGGCCGAGTATCGTTGAATGGCTGTTGAAAGTATCTCCTTGGCCTTCCTGTCCGCTTCAGCCTCGGCTTCATCCTGAATCTGTTTAATCATCTTGGCGGCTTCATGCCGCGCTTCGCTTTCCAGCATTTCCATCAGGGTCTGCTTCGCCTGGTCGATCGTCATTGAGCTTATTTCTTCAAGCCTTGATATCTGTTTTTTTCTTATTTCATCAATTTCAGCCTTCAAGGAATCCACATGTTTTGTCTTGTCCGCGATTGATTTCTCGGAACGTTTGATTTCCTGCTCCCTCTTGTCCAGCTGATTCAATTTGCCATCAAGCAGATCTTCCCGTTGGAGAATACGTTTCTCTGCTGCCAGAACCTCTTTGAACCGTTCTTTCGCCTCATCTTCGCTTTTCTTCTTGGCATCAAAAATAATCTCTTTTGCCTGCAGATTTGCATCCGTGATAATGCTCCCTGCCTCCTTAATAGCCTCTTCCTTTATCTTTTTGGTCTCAATTTCCGCACTTGCATTGGCCTTCTTGCTGACTGCAAAATGCAACCCGAATCCGATAACAGCACCGGCAACAGCTGCCAGCACTATATAAAGCATGTCCATCATGTCACCTCTTTATGAGTGTGAAAAACACCCTGATCCGTAACCATATAATTAACCCTGGCATCCCAGGGATCCACATTAAGGCATTTAATCAGAAAATCATTATAGCATACACCCAGTGTGGTGATCCGGGCATGCTTCGAGATTAATCTGTCATAAAAGCCTTTGCCGTAACCAAGCCTGTAACCATTCTCATCAAATGCGATTCCTGGAACGAGGAACAGATCAATCTCACCAGGATCAACAAACTCGTGAGCGGCAGGCTCAGGTATGCCGAAAGCCCCGGTTATAAAACCATCAGGATATTCGGCATGAGAGAAAAAAAGGTCATTCTCAACTACTCTGGGAAAAACAAAATATTTTCCTTTCTCAGCCGTCAAAGATAAAACATCAGCCTCCGAGCGGACCGGAAAATACAAGGCTACAATTGTTGCAGATTTGAATAAACTGAAATCCAGAATATTATTACAGATAGCAATTGAGAGTTCACGTCTTGAAGCCTCTGACATTGAAGCCCTTTTTTTAAGAAAGCTATCTCTTATGCTGCTCTTTACATTCATATATCCAGCAAGGGCAAAATAAAAGAGACTTCTTTTGAGAACACCTCGGAATACAACTTTAAAAATGCAAATCCGGAGAGACTATTTGCCTTTCTTTTCCATCCTATCGATCAGTTGACCAATACGGATATTCAAAATTTCCTTTAACGATTCCAACTCAGTCTTTGTTTTCTTGACCTCATCCGCCATATTGAGCATGACCATGGCTATAAGATCCGAAGTGGTCACTGCATTACCCTGCTTCTTAACATCATCGACCATTTCTTCAATATATCGTGACAATGACTGAATGTAATCATCGTCTCCCCTGGATTTTACTTTATATTCCTGTCCGAATATCTTTATTGATACCGAGTTCTGCAAGTCTTTAAAATGTCTCGACACTCTTGATAAGGTGTTCGACTTTCTCTTTTACTTTTTCCTTCTCAGCAAGCAGCATTTCGACCTGCGAACTGAGACCGTTAGCCTCTTCCTCCTTTTCTATAAGCTTTTCGGTGAGCCTCAAGTTTTCTTTCTTCAGGGCTTCAACCGTTTGTAATAGTTGGTTAATTTTCTCTTCCAGCGTATCAAGTATTTCCAATCAGTACCCCATTCTATTAATCTTAATTAATTATAATATAATACATACATAATAATCATTCAAGTCAAGCATCTATTTTCCCCACCGGGATGGTACGGGTAAAATAAAATTTTATAAATATTGATTTATTGCTAAAGCATAATATGAAAGGAAGCCGATATTAAGATGAAGTGAACGATTAAGCGGAGGGTAAATTATGGAAGGCACATATCTTGAAAGTATCTACAATCTCATTAAGTCCATCAAGGAAGCCAGCACACTGGAGGGATTGATAGAAATTATTACACAGGAACTGCCGGCAGCAGTCGGTGCCAGATATTGTTCGCTTTTCATAAAAAATCATTCATCAGGAGAACTTGAATTAAGGGCGCACAACCATCAGGATATCGGAGAGGATCCTTTCATTCATGTCGCCGATCACGATAAAAGCATAATGAACCTGACCATATCCCGCAATTCATCGCTCTTGATAAGAAACATTGAAGAAGAGATAGGCTTTCACAACAAAGACAAATACAGCACAAAATCATTTATGTGCCTTCTGATCAAAGACGACAACGAAATTGAAGGGGTATTGAATTTAGCAGACAAAGCCCCTGAAGGGTTCAACAGGGAAGACATGCTCTTTGCGACAATTATTGCAGAATTAATAGGAAGCCATCTCAAACGCCACGGCATAGCCAGTGTATGACCTTAGAAAATTGTATTGACTATGGATATGATAGATGATAGCAAATAGCGAGTGAGCAATCGCTCACATCATCAATACAGAGGAGGTAAGTATGCCGAATGAAAATGTTTTAGCGCATGTTTTCTTGGATGCGGTCTTTACGAATTTCGAGATCCTTGCTCAGGATGATCCTGAATCTGCGGCTTTGATCGCCGGTAAAAATGTCAACATCCTGTTCATAGCCGGGATAGGCGGCCCCAAGGCCACAATCAGCATTTGTGACTCAGCAATCAAGGTCACACCTGGTAAAGCCGGAGACCCTGACATTATCATGTTCTTCCCATTTAAAAAGTGGATGACCAATATGCTCTCGAAAAAAGGTTTTGGCATACCGATTCCTTTGATCATGCCATGGAAATTACACAAGGCCTCAGGTCTTCTGACATTCATAAAGCTTGGCGACAGACTTGATAAAATCCTGCAGGGACCAAACCCGCCCAAAAAACTCAAGGCAAAACTTCTTCTCAATACCATAGCCAAGACAATCGCCGCCATCTGCAATAATGAACCCGAATCAAAAGCAACCGCACAGACACTTCATGGCGTAGCCGAACTCAGTATAAATAACGGCGATGCAGCCAATATAATGTTCACCGGAGGTTCAACAATCGGGAGAAACGGCAGGGTCGATGATGCCGACCTTATCATGAGTTTTAAAGATGAAGAACTCTTTCTGGACCTTGCGGATGACAAAGTCGATGTCATGGCTGCCGTATGCCTCTGTGACATGGTAATTTCTGGAGATCTCCATATGGGAGATGTCGTAAACGCATACCTCGACAAAGTCGGTACATATCTTCAGTAGGGGGTAATAATTATGTCATATACATTCGATAAATCCATGGAAATGTTCAGAAGGGCTGTAAAAGTCATCCCTCAGGGTATATACGGTCACTTCAATCCGGCCACACTGATTCCGGGCTCATCTCCTTATTTTATTTCCAAAGCAAAAGGATCCAGGTTCTGGGACATTGACGGTAATGAATACATAGACTACGCATGTGCTTACGGACCAATGTTCCTGGGTTATGCAAATGATAAAGTGGACGAGGCCTTTGCAAAACAGGCGAGACTAGGCACATCAACAACTCCGCCCAGCACTCTTCTGGTCGAGCTTGCAGAGAAGATGGTCGACACAATCGATTTTGCCGACTGGGCCATGTTTGCAAAAAACGGCGCTGACACAACTTCCTGGGCTCTGGTGATCGCACGCGGATTCAAAAAACGCGACAAGATTATCCTCTGCAAAGGCCATTACCATGGAACTCAACCATGGGCCGGTACAAACCATACCGGAATATCATCAACAGACAGGTCCCAGATATTAATGGTGAACTGGGGCGATGTGGCCGATTTCCAGAGACTGGTCGACGAGAACAAGGGTCAGGTTGCAGGCGCAATGTTCATGCCGTATCACCACCCTGTATTTGAAGAACAGAAGCTTCCTGCCCCCGGATACTGGCAGGCAATAAGAAAGATATGCGATGATAATGACATCATACTTATAATTGATGACGTCAGGGCGGGATGGAGGCTCGATATCAAGGGCTCAGCCCATTATTTCGGATTCAAACCGGACCTTGCATGCTATTGTAAGGCAATTGCCAACGGTTATCCGATATCCGCAATTGTAGGAAGCGACAAGATGAGAATAACCGCTTCCAAGACTTTCCAGACCGGTTCATACTGGAACAACTCCCCCGAAATGGCCGCGGCCATTGCATGTATAGATGAGATGAAGGCGATAGATGCCGCTGGTATCTGCAGCGAACGGGGCCTTCAGCTTAGAAATGGTTTGGAACAGCTGGCAAAAGACCACGGGCTTCAGTTCAAAGTAACAGGGCCTAATGCTCTACCGTTCATTCATTTCACAAACGAGACTAATTTCAAACGTGCCCAGCTGTTCTGCAAGGAATGCCTGCTTAACGGCGTTTTCTTCTTCTGGCACCACAACATGTTCCTGAGCGCCGCACACACCGAAGAAGATATAAGGCAAACACTTGATGTAGCTGACAAAGCCTTCAAGGTCGTAAAAGAAAAGTTCGGCTGTTGATATTCTCAGACTGCCCGGCTTTCTGCTGCCGGGCAGGCTTCATAAATCATGAACATAATATTCGATCTTGGCGGCGTAGTCGTAACATGGAAACCCGAAAATCTTGTACAAAGCTTCACAGATGATCTCAGAATTCAACATATTCTTTTAACAGAACTTATCAGACATCCGGACTGGATCGAGCTTGACCGTGGAACACTCTCGCTGCCAGACGCCATAAAACAATGCTCCGACAGGACCGGGTTAAGCACTGAAGAGATATACCGGTTTATGAAAATGGTTCCTCCTTCCCTGATTCCTATTGCAGACACTATAGAGATCATGAACACCCTCAAATACAACGGCCATAGCCTGTTCTGCCTGTCTAACATGCATAAAGAATCCATCGACTATCTTGAAAAAACGTATTCTTTCCTGAATGCCTTCAAAGGCGTTGTGGTTTCATGCAGGATCAATCTTGTAAAACCTGATCCGAAAATATTTAAGCATATACTCTCAATTTATAATCTTGAACCCGCACAGACACTATTCATAGATGATTCGCCCGCAAATACAGAATCTGCAGAGAACCTGGGCATTAAATCTATTCTGTTTAGAAATGCAGCACAGTGCCTTAACGATCTTGCTTCAATGGGTTTAATCTAGAAATATTACAGATAGTTCATATCTTCCTTGTGAATACGAATCCCGTCGTAATATAATGATTCAATGAAAATAAGCCCGCTGAAATGTCTATTGGCAATCGGTCTGGTTCTGGTGATCACGGAACCCCTTTATCCGGCGAAAAACGATCAACCCGCC from Desulfomonilia bacterium encodes the following:
- the tyrS gene encoding tyrosine--tRNA ligase, with translation MDIDKQLREIKRGAVGIISEEELEKKLKKGRPLRIKAGFDPTAPDIHFGHTVVLNKMRQFQDMGHEVIFLIGDFTGMIGDPSGRSSTRKVLTREDVLENAQTYKKQFFKVLDPEKTEVRFNSEWMDGMTVSDFIKLTSHQTVARMLERDDFSKRFKGEQPISIHEFLYPFVQGYDSVALNADIELGGTDQIFNLLMGREMQRVYGQEQQVVMTMPLLVGLDGVQKMSKSYNNYIGINDEPSEMYGKVMSISDDLMWLYYELLSRRTLDEISEMKQDVTSGKLHPMDAKKALAYELVERYHDRKLADSSAEVFMTVHSKKEVPDDIPEYNLPKEKAWICSIMKETGLVSSTSEARRLVKQGAVKVNEKKISDDNLNLDEGSHVIQAGKRRFARIHIS
- the rny gene encoding ribonuclease Y is translated as MMDMLYIVLAAVAGAVIGFGLHFAVSKKANASAEIETKKIKEEAIKEAGSIITDANLQAKEIIFDAKKKSEDEAKERFKEVLAAEKRILQREDLLDGKLNQLDKREQEIKRSEKSIADKTKHVDSLKAEIDEIRKKQISRLEEISSMTIDQAKQTLMEMLESEARHEAAKMIKQIQDEAEAEADRKAKEILSTAIQRYSADVVSERTVSIVNLPSEEMKGRIIGREGRNIRSIEAVTGVDLIIDDTPDAVIISSFDPIKREIARQALERLVVDGRIHPSRIEEIVEKVTTEVNEGVWEAGQQATFEVGVHGINPELIKLVGKLKYRTSFSQNVYQHSLEVAHLCGIMAAELGINQKIAKRVGLLHDIGKAIDHEVEGSHAIIGAEIAKRYGESAKVVEAIASHHNEAQVSSVYCFLVQAADSLSAARPGARREMLENYVKRLTDLEEIASSFKGVGKSFAVQAGRELRVMVEAENVSDEDTQMLAKDISKSIEAKLTYPGQIKVVVIRESRAVEFAK
- a CDS encoding 5-formyltetrahydrofolate cyclo-ligase → MNVKSSIRDSFLKKRASMSEASRRELSIAICNNILDFSLFKSATIVALYFPVRSEADVLSLTAEKGKYFVFPRVVENDLFFSHAEYPDGFITGAFGIPEPAAHEFVDPGEIDLFLVPGIAFDENGYRLGYGKGFYDRLISKHARITTLGVCYNDFLIKCLNVDPWDARVNYMVTDQGVFHTHKEVT
- a CDS encoding cell division protein ZapA, which encodes MQNSVSIKIFGQEYKVKSRGDDDYIQSLSRYIEEMVDDVKKQGNAVTTSDLIAMVMLNMADEVKKTKTELESLKEILNIRIGQLIDRMEKKGK
- the zapB gene encoding cell division protein ZapB — protein: MEILDTLEEKINQLLQTVEALKKENLRLTEKLIEKEEEANGLSSQVEMLLAEKEKVKEKVEHLIKSVETF
- a CDS encoding GAF domain-containing protein: MEGTYLESIYNLIKSIKEASTLEGLIEIITQELPAAVGARYCSLFIKNHSSGELELRAHNHQDIGEDPFIHVADHDKSIMNLTISRNSSLLIRNIEEEIGFHNKDKYSTKSFMCLLIKDDNEIEGVLNLADKAPEGFNREDMLFATIIAELIGSHLKRHGIASV
- a CDS encoding SCP2 sterol-binding domain-containing protein; the protein is MPNENVLAHVFLDAVFTNFEILAQDDPESAALIAGKNVNILFIAGIGGPKATISICDSAIKVTPGKAGDPDIIMFFPFKKWMTNMLSKKGFGIPIPLIMPWKLHKASGLLTFIKLGDRLDKILQGPNPPKKLKAKLLLNTIAKTIAAICNNEPESKATAQTLHGVAELSINNGDAANIMFTGGSTIGRNGRVDDADLIMSFKDEELFLDLADDKVDVMAAVCLCDMVISGDLHMGDVVNAYLDKVGTYLQ
- a CDS encoding aminotransferase class III-fold pyridoxal phosphate-dependent enzyme, encoding MSYTFDKSMEMFRRAVKVIPQGIYGHFNPATLIPGSSPYFISKAKGSRFWDIDGNEYIDYACAYGPMFLGYANDKVDEAFAKQARLGTSTTPPSTLLVELAEKMVDTIDFADWAMFAKNGADTTSWALVIARGFKKRDKIILCKGHYHGTQPWAGTNHTGISSTDRSQILMVNWGDVADFQRLVDENKGQVAGAMFMPYHHPVFEEQKLPAPGYWQAIRKICDDNDIILIIDDVRAGWRLDIKGSAHYFGFKPDLACYCKAIANGYPISAIVGSDKMRITASKTFQTGSYWNNSPEMAAAIACIDEMKAIDAAGICSERGLQLRNGLEQLAKDHGLQFKVTGPNALPFIHFTNETNFKRAQLFCKECLLNGVFFFWHHNMFLSAAHTEEDIRQTLDVADKAFKVVKEKFGC
- a CDS encoding HAD family phosphatase, coding for MNIIFDLGGVVVTWKPENLVQSFTDDLRIQHILLTELIRHPDWIELDRGTLSLPDAIKQCSDRTGLSTEEIYRFMKMVPPSLIPIADTIEIMNTLKYNGHSLFCLSNMHKESIDYLEKTYSFLNAFKGVVVSCRINLVKPDPKIFKHILSIYNLEPAQTLFIDDSPANTESAENLGIKSILFRNAAQCLNDLASMGLI